In the genome of Quercus robur chromosome 3, dhQueRobu3.1, whole genome shotgun sequence, one region contains:
- the LOC126719037 gene encoding protein SPIRAL1-like 1, with protein sequence MGRGVSSGGGQSSLGYLFGSGEAPAPKPVQTNVEAAPSEAPAVNNSPAPKPAVASPPVDVTKQIPAGIHSTSTNNYMRADGQNTGNFITDRPSTKVHSAPGGGSSLGYLFGGGPAGGGGN encoded by the exons ATGGGTCGCGGAGTTAGCAGCGGTGGAGGACAGAGTTCCTTGGGCTATCTGTTTGGCAGTGGAGAGGCTCCTGCTCCTAAACCTGTCCAAACTAATGTTGAAGCTGCTCCAAGTGAAGCGCCAGCTGTGAATAATTCACCTGCTCCCAAACCTGCTGTGGCTTCTCCACCAGTAGATGTTACCAAGCAGATCCCTGCTGGTATCCATAGTACTTCTACAAATAACTACATGCGAGCAGATGGTCAAAACACTGGGAATTTCATCACG GATCGGCCCTCTACTAAGGTCCATTCTGCCCCTGGTGGTGGATCTTCTCTGGGCTACCTCTTTGGTGGAGGACCGGCTGGTGGTGGCGGTAACTGA